One Tolypothrix bouteillei VB521301 DNA window includes the following coding sequences:
- the petB gene encoding cytochrome b6 — protein MANVYDWFEERLEIQALADDVTSKYVPPHVNIFYCLGGITLTCFLIQFATGFAMTFYYKPTVAEAYSSVQYIMNGVNFGWLIRSVHRWSASMMVLMMILHVFRVYLTGGFKKPRELTWVSGVILAVITVSFGVTGYSLPWDQVGYWAVKIVSGVPEAIPVVGTLIADLLRGGSSVGQATLTRYYSAHTFVLPWLIAVFMLLHFLMIRKQGISGPL, from the coding sequence ATGGCCAACGTTTACGACTGGTTTGAGGAGCGTCTGGAAATTCAGGCGCTGGCTGACGACGTAACCAGCAAGTACGTCCCTCCCCACGTCAACATCTTCTACTGCTTGGGTGGAATCACATTGACGTGCTTTCTCATCCAGTTTGCCACTGGATTTGCCATGACATTCTACTATAAGCCAACTGTTGCGGAAGCTTATTCTTCCGTACAGTACATCATGAATGGTGTAAACTTCGGCTGGCTGATTCGCTCCGTCCATCGCTGGTCTGCCAGCATGATGGTGCTGATGATGATTTTGCACGTCTTCCGAGTTTACCTAACTGGAGGCTTCAAAAAGCCCCGCGAGCTGACTTGGGTTAGTGGTGTCATCCTCGCAGTGATTACCGTTTCCTTTGGTGTGACTGGTTACTCTCTACCTTGGGACCAAGTTGGTTACTGGGCTGTGAAAATCGTTAGTGGTGTACCAGAAGCAATTCCTGTAGTTGGTACCCTCATAGCTGACCTCCTGCGTGGTGGTTCTAGCGTTGGTCAGGCTACATTGACCCGTTATTACAGCGCACACACTTTTGTGTTGCCCTGGTTGATTGCAGTCTTCATGCTGTTGCACTTCTTGATGATTCGCAAGCAAGGTATTTCGGGTCCGTTGTAA
- the petD gene encoding cytochrome b6-f complex subunit IV, which produces MATVKKPDLSDPKLRAKLALGMGHNYYGEPAWPNDLLYVFPVVIMGSFAAIVALSVLDPAMVGEPANPFATPLEILPEWYLYPVFQILRSVPNKLLGVLLMASVPLGLILVPFIENVNKFQNPFRRPVATTVFLVGTLVTLWLGIGATFPIDKSFTFGLF; this is translated from the coding sequence ATGGCTACAGTCAAAAAACCAGATCTCAGCGATCCAAAGTTAAGAGCCAAACTAGCACTGGGCATGGGTCACAATTACTACGGCGAACCCGCTTGGCCTAATGACTTACTTTACGTGTTCCCAGTTGTTATTATGGGATCGTTTGCTGCTATAGTGGCTTTGTCTGTACTTGACCCGGCAATGGTTGGAGAACCAGCCAATCCCTTCGCTACACCACTGGAAATTTTGCCAGAGTGGTACTTGTATCCTGTGTTCCAGATTCTCCGTTCAGTTCCTAACAAACTTTTAGGGGTGTTGTTGATGGCTTCCGTACCCCTGGGGCTAATTCTCGTTCCTTTTATTGAGAATGTGAATAAGTTCCAAAATCCCTTCCGCCGCCCAGTAGCAACAACAGTGTTCTTAGTTGGCACTTTGGTGACTCTGTGGTTGGGAATTGGCGCGACTTTCCCAATTGATAAGTCCTTCACTTTTGGACTATTCTAA
- a CDS encoding ATP-binding protein, whose translation MLSIVQQDHLTVKSELKLLNQVQQWFEQFCLQNLPPLGWSESQLYRLNLALAEGFTNAVRHAHHSLPPETTIEIDVSLWMDRLEIRIWDQGNPFNPDAIAEPEPGTLQVGGYGWFLLRRLADKVIYERGTDGRNCLLIVKYGLQGQQ comes from the coding sequence ATGCTTAGCATAGTGCAGCAAGACCATCTGACGGTGAAGAGCGAACTCAAGCTTCTTAACCAAGTGCAGCAGTGGTTTGAGCAATTTTGTTTGCAAAACTTGCCACCGCTTGGTTGGTCAGAAAGCCAACTGTATCGCCTAAACCTGGCATTAGCAGAAGGCTTTACCAATGCCGTTCGTCACGCTCATCATTCCTTACCGCCGGAAACAACTATAGAGATTGATGTTTCTCTATGGATGGATCGCTTGGAAATAAGAATTTGGGACCAGGGGAATCCTTTTAATCCAGATGCGATCGCAGAACCAGAACCAGGAACTCTTCAAGTAGGGGGATATGGATGGTTTCTTCTGAGGCGCTTGGCAGATAAAGTGATCTACGAACGGGGTACAGACGGAAGAAACTGCTTGCTCATCGTCAAGTACGGTCTACAGGGGCAACAATAA
- a CDS encoding glycosyltransferase family 4 protein, translated as MPKNNHVFVFIEIFEREGGIQSYVKDIFRAYQAFNEPYYAEVFLLRDRPSDSNPFESERLKFHYFKSQSPQLERLKISIALLFCLLKSRPQHVFCGHINLAPLVGMLCNPLGIPYTVMTHGKEVWQPLPPAMKSSLQKAAWIWTVSNYTRKVACAVNDLDPSKTIVMPCAVNGNRFTPGTKSPALIERYSLTGAKVLMTVARLWSGDIYKGVDITIQALPQIARVFPEVKYLAIGRGDDQPRLAQLAQDVGVSDRVIFAGFVPTEELIEHYRLADAYVMPSQEGFGIVYLEAMACGVPVLSGDDDGSADPLQDGKLGWRVPHRDPNAVAAACIEILKGEDQRCNGQWLRQQVLALFDFNAFQRRLKEQLKSSVTSHR; from the coding sequence ATGCCAAAAAACAATCATGTGTTCGTCTTTATAGAAATTTTTGAACGAGAAGGTGGCATTCAATCTTATGTAAAAGATATTTTTAGAGCGTATCAGGCGTTTAACGAACCTTATTATGCAGAAGTTTTCTTGCTGAGAGATCGTCCTAGCGACTCAAATCCCTTTGAATCGGAACGGTTAAAATTTCACTACTTTAAATCTCAATCGCCACAACTCGAACGCCTGAAAATTTCGATAGCGTTACTCTTTTGTCTGCTAAAGTCCCGTCCCCAACATGTTTTTTGCGGTCATATTAACCTTGCTCCTCTAGTGGGTATGTTGTGCAATCCCCTGGGAATTCCCTATACGGTGATGACCCATGGCAAAGAGGTTTGGCAACCGTTACCGCCTGCAATGAAATCTAGCCTGCAAAAAGCAGCTTGGATTTGGACAGTTAGCAATTATACACGTAAAGTGGCTTGTGCAGTCAATGATTTAGACCCCAGTAAAACGATCGTTATGCCTTGTGCGGTGAACGGGAATCGCTTTACTCCAGGAACAAAATCCCCTGCACTGATCGAACGCTATAGTTTGACAGGAGCTAAAGTACTTATGACTGTCGCTAGGCTGTGGTCGGGGGATATATATAAAGGTGTAGATATTACTATTCAAGCATTGCCGCAGATAGCGCGTGTTTTCCCAGAAGTTAAGTATTTAGCAATCGGTCGCGGCGATGACCAGCCAAGATTAGCACAATTAGCTCAAGATGTGGGTGTTAGCGATCGCGTTATCTTTGCTGGATTTGTGCCTACAGAAGAATTGATAGAACACTATCGCCTCGCTGATGCCTACGTGATGCCTTCTCAAGAGGGTTTTGGCATTGTCTATTTAGAAGCCATGGCTTGTGGCGTACCCGTGCTATCGGGTGATGATGATGGGTCTGCTGACCCATTACAAGATGGTAAACTCGGATGGCGAGTACCGCACCGCGATCCAAATGCGGTAGCGGCAGCGTGTATAGAAATACTGAAAGGAGAAGACCAGCGTTGTAACGGGCAATGGCTGCGACAGCAAGTACTTGCTCTATTTGATTTCAACGCTTTTCAAAGACGGTTGAAAGAGCAGTTAAAGTCATCAGTAACCAGTCACCGGTGA
- a CDS encoding trifunctional serine/threonine-protein kinase/ATP-binding protein/sensor histidine kinase: protein MLASPFIPGYDLTEIIHEGIHTVIYRGLSLHNQQRVILKILKAGDPSVEEIARLLHEYKTIAHLDLPGVVKVLKKETYKNRLAIVFEDFGGQSLKQLLNTTKLDLVTSLNIAVKLAQTLADLHSHHIIHKDVKPGNIIINPTTGIVKLTDFSIASQLDSEIPRAMNTNQLEGTLAYMSPEQTGRMNRAIDYRTDFYSLGVTLYEMIVGELPFKSNDPLELVYCHIAKLPPAIEQLNPQIPSAIAAIVMKLMAKNAEDRYQSALGLKADLEFTAAHLYRIEVIPNFIPGECDRAPNLLIPQKLYGREEEVLKILAAFNHITGEAKEDEDQLKIQNSKFTVAMMLVSGYSGIGKSSLVNEVQKPIVRQRGYFISGKFDQFKRNIPYDAIIQAFKSLIKFLLAEDTVSLQSWREKLQSALGDNGQVIADLIPEVELIIGKQLPVQQLGLTEAQNRFHLVFQKFIHVFTQKEHPLVIFLDDLQWADIASLKLIQFLITDPASQYLLLIGAYRDNEVNPYHPLMQTVDEIQKTGVRISQIAVKPLSLACVNQLLCDTFTCKETSQIQELASLLFNKTAGNPFFLTQILKTLEQERLLVFHLSQKQWQWSIERIQTVGITDLGVVELIARNVSQLPQVTQDMLTYAACIGTRFKLDVLAIVTQKSINEVAENLWIALQQGFILPLNKDYKVALLFEDNDLQQFGCDESRLEYCFLHDRVQQAAYSLIPDRQKQITHRKIGQLLLSKIPKEQLQENIFDIVNQLNVGITTFSDEVEQYELAQLNLIAGRKAKTSAAYEPALKYLRTAMELLTVDSWQIHPDLTLDLYKERSEVEFIVGDFEKAQSLIYKALEQTEASIPKSDLYNILVFQYTLQSKYDAALEAAKEGLDLLGVILPEDNLAAVVSDEMAEVKKNLDNQEIASIINKPCILLEEKKVAIKLLMAVEAATIIKSNIDLFVIICLKSVNLSLRYGNIPESVKAYSTYGMILGSFFKDYSLGYEFGIHALELAAKFNDRSQICKASFTLGSFIHCWSRHIKGASNINQKGYEAGLESGELLFGGYNLFSKVCNLFFQGLDLKSLLEEISICLHLTKQIKNTFATEVVLAIKLAILDLFNDELEQKYILISDNEFLEQCEQNQNLFAIGVYSICQAQTCYLTNSFEDALNYVNLSKKSLLSMTGFTIYSEYYFYFSLILASFFSTVENGEKIQFLEQLQKNQQQMKIWADNCPENFLHKYLLVEAEIARMTGKDLEAMDLYDRAIESAREQDFIQNEALALELTAKFWLIRGKQEIGKLYMTKAYQAYIKWGATAKVKQLEAQYSYLSIKTPKIISKENTITTTSSKINASLTFDILTVVKASQALSGEIVLERLLKKLMHLVRENAGAQKVVFAIEKDNKLLVEGYLSEDGEAMVCQSQSINSLTLLPKTLITYVQRTHEPLVLDNASHNQQFNSDPYIITHQPKSILVLPIFYQSNIVGILYLENNLTKGAFTHDRVEVLQILAAQAAISLENANFYNTLETRVAQRTQELQNTLEELQRTQLQMIQNEKMSSLGQLVAGIAHEINNPINFIYGNLTHISNYTQSLLTLVDIYLENPSISLSAILEKAEEIDLEYIRADLPKLLNSLQTGASRIRDIVQSLRNFSRLDEAAIKAVDVHQGIDNTLMILSSKLEGIKVIKEYANLPLVNCYAAELNQVFMHLLTNAVDAIEESSVLDRNLLRNEKGEIRIRTELRQHNQVAISIKDNGIGMTAQVQNKMCDPFFTTKPVGKGNGLGLSISYQIVVEKHGGRLICHSVPGESTEFTLLLPCR from the coding sequence ATGCTCGCGTCCCCATTTATTCCAGGTTATGATTTAACCGAAATTATTCACGAGGGAATCCATACTGTTATTTATCGGGGTCTATCTTTACATAACCAGCAGCGAGTTATTCTCAAAATTCTCAAAGCCGGCGATCCTTCTGTAGAGGAAATCGCCCGTCTCTTGCACGAATACAAAACTATTGCTCATTTAGATTTACCTGGAGTTGTCAAAGTTTTAAAAAAAGAAACTTATAAAAATCGTTTGGCAATTGTATTTGAAGATTTTGGCGGACAATCACTCAAGCAACTGTTAAATACAACAAAATTAGATTTAGTTACATCTCTAAATATTGCGGTAAAACTAGCACAAACGCTAGCGGACTTGCATTCACATCATATTATCCATAAAGATGTGAAACCTGGAAATATTATCATCAACCCTACGACTGGAATTGTCAAGCTGACTGATTTTAGTATTGCCAGTCAATTGGATAGTGAAATACCCCGAGCGATGAATACCAACCAACTGGAAGGTACTTTAGCATATATGTCTCCAGAACAAACTGGGAGAATGAATCGCGCCATAGACTATCGCACTGATTTTTATTCTTTAGGTGTAACCTTATATGAAATGATTGTGGGTGAATTGCCTTTTAAAAGTAACGATCCCTTGGAGTTAGTATACTGCCATATTGCAAAACTTCCTCCTGCTATCGAACAACTCAACCCACAGATACCATCAGCCATCGCTGCGATCGTGATGAAACTGATGGCAAAAAATGCTGAAGACAGATATCAAAGTGCTTTGGGACTTAAAGCTGATTTGGAATTTACCGCCGCACATCTTTATAGGATTGAAGTCATTCCCAACTTTATACCGGGCGAATGCGATCGCGCTCCCAATCTTCTCATTCCTCAAAAACTTTACGGACGGGAAGAGGAAGTTTTAAAGATATTAGCAGCATTCAATCATATAACAGGGGAAGCCAAAGAAGATGAAGACCAACTCAAAATCCAGAATTCCAAATTTACAGTTGCAATGATGCTAGTATCTGGTTACTCTGGTATTGGCAAATCATCTCTTGTCAATGAAGTACAAAAACCAATAGTCCGGCAAAGAGGGTATTTTATATCAGGAAAATTTGACCAATTTAAGCGCAATATTCCTTATGATGCTATTATACAAGCCTTCAAATCTTTAATAAAATTTTTATTAGCAGAAGATACTGTATCATTACAAAGCTGGCGAGAAAAACTGCAATCGGCTTTAGGTGATAACGGACAGGTTATTGCCGATCTCATTCCAGAAGTAGAGTTAATTATTGGAAAACAACTACCAGTACAACAGCTAGGACTCACTGAAGCGCAAAATCGCTTTCATCTCGTTTTTCAAAAATTTATTCATGTCTTTACTCAGAAAGAACATCCATTAGTTATCTTTCTAGATGATTTGCAATGGGCAGATATTGCTTCACTGAAATTGATACAGTTTTTGATAACCGATCCAGCAAGCCAATATTTACTGTTAATTGGTGCCTATCGAGATAACGAGGTTAACCCCTACCATCCTTTAATGCAAACAGTTGACGAAATACAGAAGACAGGGGTGAGAATTTCTCAAATAGCTGTGAAGCCTTTAAGCCTAGCTTGTGTCAATCAACTGCTATGCGATACTTTCACTTGCAAAGAAACATCTCAAATACAAGAACTCGCTTCTTTACTATTTAACAAAACTGCTGGTAATCCTTTTTTTCTAACTCAAATCTTGAAGACATTAGAACAAGAAAGATTACTGGTATTTCATCTATCTCAAAAGCAATGGCAGTGGAGTATTGAACGGATTCAAACAGTGGGAATTACTGACTTAGGTGTTGTAGAACTTATAGCACGCAACGTGAGTCAGTTACCTCAAGTAACACAAGATATGTTAACTTATGCTGCTTGTATCGGCACTCGTTTTAAACTAGATGTACTGGCGATCGTCACTCAAAAATCTATTAATGAAGTAGCCGAAAATTTGTGGATAGCACTCCAGCAAGGCTTTATATTACCATTAAATAAAGATTATAAAGTGGCTTTACTTTTTGAAGACAATGATCTTCAACAATTTGGCTGTGATGAGTCGCGGTTAGAGTATTGTTTCCTACATGACCGAGTACAACAAGCAGCTTATTCCTTGATTCCCGATCGCCAAAAGCAAATCACTCATCGCAAAATCGGTCAATTGCTGCTGTCTAAAATCCCAAAAGAACAATTACAAGAAAATATTTTTGATATTGTTAACCAACTGAATGTTGGAATAACTACTTTTAGCGATGAAGTCGAACAATATGAATTAGCGCAATTGAACTTAATAGCTGGACGGAAAGCAAAAACTTCTGCTGCTTATGAACCTGCACTTAAATACTTACGAACAGCTATGGAATTATTGACAGTAGATAGTTGGCAAATCCACCCTGATTTAACCTTAGATTTATATAAAGAACGATCTGAAGTTGAATTTATTGTTGGTGATTTTGAAAAAGCACAAAGTCTAATCTATAAAGCTCTTGAGCAAACAGAAGCCAGCATTCCTAAATCAGATTTATATAATATTTTGGTTTTCCAATATACTTTACAATCAAAATATGATGCAGCCTTGGAAGCAGCAAAAGAAGGGCTTGATTTACTAGGCGTGATTTTGCCTGAAGATAATTTAGCAGCAGTTGTTAGCGATGAAATGGCAGAAGTTAAAAAAAATTTAGACAATCAAGAAATTGCATCAATAATTAACAAACCATGCATATTATTAGAAGAAAAAAAAGTAGCCATAAAACTGCTTATGGCGGTGGAAGCAGCTACTATTATCAAATCCAATATTGATTTGTTTGTCATTATCTGTTTAAAATCAGTCAATCTTTCTTTAAGATACGGTAATATTCCTGAATCTGTAAAAGCTTACTCTACTTATGGCATGATTCTTGGAAGTTTCTTTAAAGATTATAGCTTGGGTTATGAATTTGGTATACACGCATTAGAACTAGCAGCAAAATTTAATGATAGATCTCAGATTTGTAAAGCAAGTTTTACGCTAGGAAGTTTTATACACTGTTGGTCAAGACATATTAAAGGAGCATCCAATATTAATCAGAAAGGTTATGAAGCAGGTTTAGAATCGGGAGAGCTTTTATTTGGAGGATATAATCTTTTTAGTAAAGTTTGTAATTTATTTTTTCAGGGTTTAGACCTCAAGTCGCTGCTTGAGGAAATATCAATCTGTTTGCATCTCACAAAACAAATAAAAAATACTTTTGCTACTGAGGTAGTACTAGCTATTAAATTAGCAATACTTGATTTATTTAATGATGAATTAGAACAAAAATATATTCTGATTTCAGACAATGAATTCTTGGAACAATGCGAACAAAATCAAAATTTATTTGCTATTGGTGTTTATTCTATTTGCCAAGCTCAAACTTGTTATTTAACAAATAGCTTTGAAGATGCTCTCAATTATGTGAACCTATCTAAAAAATCGCTTCTATCAATGACAGGCTTCACAATATATTCTGAATATTATTTTTATTTCTCTCTCATTTTAGCTAGTTTCTTCTCTACAGTCGAGAATGGGGAAAAAATCCAATTTTTGGAGCAATTACAAAAAAATCAGCAGCAAATGAAAATTTGGGCGGATAACTGTCCGGAGAACTTCCTACACAAGTATCTTTTGGTAGAAGCAGAAATAGCTCGCATGACTGGAAAAGATTTAGAAGCAATGGATTTATACGATCGCGCTATTGAATCAGCTAGAGAGCAAGATTTTATCCAGAATGAAGCTTTGGCTCTAGAACTGACGGCAAAGTTTTGGTTAATTAGAGGTAAACAAGAGATTGGTAAACTCTATATGACTAAAGCTTACCAGGCTTACATAAAATGGGGAGCTACAGCTAAAGTTAAACAATTAGAAGCCCAATATTCTTATCTAAGTATTAAAACTCCAAAGATAATTTCTAAAGAGAATACGATTACCACGACTTCTAGTAAGATTAACGCTTCTTTAACTTTTGATATTTTAACAGTAGTTAAAGCTTCCCAGGCGTTATCTGGAGAAATTGTTCTAGAGCGGTTGCTAAAAAAACTTATGCATTTAGTGAGGGAAAATGCAGGCGCTCAAAAAGTCGTGTTTGCGATCGAGAAGGATAATAAATTGCTTGTAGAGGGTTATTTAAGCGAAGACGGTGAGGCGATGGTTTGCCAATCACAAAGCATAAATTCTCTTACACTTTTACCAAAGACCCTAATTACCTACGTTCAACGTACCCATGAACCCCTGGTTTTAGATAATGCCAGTCACAATCAACAATTTAATTCCGATCCATATATAATCACACATCAACCAAAATCTATTCTTGTTTTACCAATTTTCTATCAAAGTAATATTGTAGGGATTTTATACTTAGAAAATAATCTTACCAAAGGTGCTTTTACGCATGATAGAGTAGAAGTTTTACAGATCCTAGCAGCACAAGCTGCCATTTCTCTAGAAAATGCAAATTTTTATAACACATTGGAAACAAGAGTCGCTCAAAGAACTCAGGAGTTGCAGAACACATTAGAAGAACTGCAGCGGACGCAACTACAGATGATCCAAAATGAAAAGATGTCTAGTTTAGGACAATTAGTTGCTGGAATTGCTCATGAAATTAACAATCCTATTAACTTTATTTATGGAAATTTAACTCATATCTCAAACTATACTCAATCTTTACTGACACTAGTAGATATTTATCTAGAAAATCCTTCCATATCTTTATCAGCAATTCTTGAGAAAGCAGAGGAGATAGATTTAGAATATATTCGAGCCGATCTACCTAAACTGTTAAATTCATTACAAACAGGTGCTTCTCGTATTAGAGATATTGTCCAATCATTGCGAAATTTCTCTCGTTTGGATGAAGCAGCTATTAAAGCTGTTGATGTTCATCAAGGAATTGACAATACCTTAATGATTCTTAGTTCAAAACTTGAAGGCATTAAAGTGATTAAGGAGTATGCTAATTTACCCCTTGTAAATTGCTATGCTGCGGAACTTAATCAAGTTTTTATGCATTTACTGACTAATGCAGTGGATGCTATTGAAGAGTCCTCTGTTCTCGATCGTAACTTATTAAGAAATGAGAAAGGAGAGATTAGGATTCGCACAGAGTTGAGACAGCACAATCAAGTTGCTATTTCTATAAAAGATAATGGTATAGGTATGACAGCACAGGTGCAAAATAAAATGTGTGACCCATTTTTTACAACAAAACCAGTTGGGAAGGGAAATGGCTTGGGTTTGTCTATCAGTTATCAAATTGTTGTCGAAAAGCATGGAGGTCGTTTGATTTGTCATTCTGTACCAGGAGAAAGTACAGAATTTACGCTCTTACTACCTTGCAGGTAA